From a region of the Streptococcus ruminantium genome:
- the pheS gene encoding phenylalanine--tRNA ligase subunit alpha — protein MSNIEQQLAELSQTTLEKLKKIQHQSEKELQDLRVAVLGKKGSLTDLLKGLKELPNDVKPIIGKQVNEVRDVLTAAFEETAKKVAEAKIKHQLAAQTIDVTLPGRQVKVGKRHVLTQTSEEIEDIFLGMGFQIVDGFEVEKDYYNFERMNLPKDHPARDMQDTFYITEEILMRTHTSPVQARTMDQHDFSKGALKMISPGRVFRRDTDDATHSHQFHQIEGLVVGENVSMGDLKGTLEMIIKKMFGEERQIRLRPSYFPFTEPSVEVDVSCFKCGGDGCNVCKKTGWIEILGAGMVHPQVLEMSGIDSTKYSGFAFGLGQERIAMLRYGINDIRGFYQGDIRFSEQF, from the coding sequence ATGTCAAATATTGAACAACAACTGGCCGAATTGAGCCAAACCACGTTAGAAAAATTAAAAAAAATCCAACACCAAAGCGAAAAAGAATTACAAGATTTGCGTGTTGCTGTCTTGGGGAAAAAAGGTTCGCTGACAGATTTGCTTAAAGGACTCAAGGAGTTGCCAAATGATGTGAAACCGATTATTGGCAAACAAGTCAATGAGGTTCGGGATGTCCTAACGGCAGCCTTTGAAGAAACAGCGAAAAAGGTAGCGGAAGCAAAAATTAAACATCAACTGGCTGCGCAAACCATTGATGTGACTCTTCCCGGTCGTCAAGTTAAGGTCGGAAAACGTCATGTTCTAACCCAAACCTCTGAAGAAATCGAAGATATTTTCTTAGGCATGGGCTTCCAAATCGTTGATGGTTTTGAAGTGGAAAAAGACTACTATAACTTTGAACGCATGAATTTACCAAAGGACCATCCAGCCCGTGACATGCAGGATACTTTCTACATAACGGAAGAGATTTTGATGCGTACCCATACATCACCTGTTCAGGCACGTACCATGGATCAGCACGATTTTTCAAAAGGTGCTCTTAAAATGATTTCACCGGGACGTGTGTTTCGTCGTGATACAGATGATGCGACCCACAGTCACCAATTCCATCAGATTGAGGGCTTGGTTGTCGGCGAGAATGTCTCCATGGGAGATCTCAAGGGGACTCTTGAGATGATTATCAAGAAAATGTTTGGGGAAGAGCGCCAAATTCGTCTGCGTCCGTCTTATTTTCCATTTACAGAGCCCTCTGTTGAGGTTGATGTTTCTTGTTTCAAGTGTGGTGGTGATGGTTGCAACGTATGCAAGAAGACAGGCTGGATTGAGATTTTAGGAGCCGGCATGGTCCACCCACAGGTACTGGAAATGAGCGGTATTGATTCGACTAAATATTCTGGTTTTGCCTTTGGTTTAGGTCAAGAACGTATTGCCATGCTCCGCTATGGAATCAATGATATTCGTGGATTTTATCAAGGAGATATACGATTTTCGGAGCAGTTTTAA